The Flexivirga oryzae DNA window ACCGATCCCGAGGACGATGTGCATCGGCAGGCGGCGCAGCAACCGCTGACTGACCCAGCTGCCGGCGATGATCGCCGTGGAGTTGATGGCGAAGACGGCGCTGAACTCCCCTGCCGACAACCCGAAGCGGTCCTGCAGGACGAAGCTGCTGAGCGAGATGTAGGTGAACAGCGTGCCGCTGGCGAGCGCGAGCACGCCGGTCGCCCCGCGGAACAGGCGGTCGCGCCCCACCTCGCGTGCTGCTGCCGCAATACCGCGCAATGCACCGCCCTGCCGGCGCTCGGGCGGCAGGGTCTCGGGCAGCGCCATCACGGTCAGCCAGCCGATCAGCAGCCCGACGGCGGTCAGGACGCCGAAGAGGCCGCGCCACGGCATCAGGTGCAGCAGGCCCCCGCCGACGAGCGGTGCGAGCACCGGCGCCAGGCCGTTCACCACCATCAGCAGGGAGAAGACGTCGGCGATGTGCTCGTCGGGGTAGGCGTCCCGGACGATCGCCCGGGCGATCACCAAACCGGCCGCACCGCAAAGCCCTTGGGCGAACCGGGCGACGATCAGCACCCCGATCGTGGGCGCGACCGCGCACACGACGGACAGCACGACAAAGCCGGCCAGCCCGAGCAACAGCGGCCGGCGACGGCCGATGCGGTCACTGATCGGACCGACCAGCAACTGCCCGACGGCCAGTCCGGCAAGCGACCCCGACAACGTCAACTGCGTTGCGCCGGCACTGGTCGCGAGGTCCTCGGAGATGCGCGGGAGCGACGGTAGGTAGAGGTCGAGCGAGAGCGGACCGAAGGCGGACAACAGCCCGAGCGCAACGATCGCGGCACGGGGTCGCCGTGCCAGCCGCTTCGACTCGATTATTTGCACATAATTATGTTTGCATAATTCCAGATATGCTGCCAGGCATGTCCACGATGCACGACAACGAACCGCTCGCCGAGTTCGCCGACCTGGTGCTCAACGTCGGTCGGCTGATCCGGGCACACACCCCCGCAGGTTCGGAGATCGTCGCCCTGACCGAGACCGAACGCCAGGTGATGCGCCTGATCGACCTGCATCCGGGCTGTGCACCGAGCGACATCGCAGCGCGCGGCCGCCTGCAGCGCACCAACGTGAGCGCGGCGCTGCGGGGGCTCGAGGGCAAGGGGATGATCCGGCGCACCGCGACCGGTCGGCAGGTGAGTGTGACACCGACCCGGCTGGCCGCGACCAACCTGCGGCGGCTGCGTGCGGCCTGGGCGACCGAACTCGCCGAAACAATGGACACGGACCGCGAAACCCTGTTCCAGTGCACGCAATTGCTCCGCGCACTGGAACAGCGGCTGACCGAGCCGGCCGACTGAACGCCGCGGGGTTCGCCTTCGACCCGGGACCTATGGCCCTACCGGCCCGAGCGTTTCGCCGTCGACACTCGGAGACATGAAGTCCTCGACGCACCCACGCACCCAGATCCTCACCTCCGACCAGTGCCTCGCATTGCTCGGGGTGGCACCCGTCGGCCGGCTGGGCGTGGTCGTCGGCGGGCGCCCCGAGATCTACCCGGTCAACCACGTCCTGCACGAGGGCGACATCCTCTTCCGGACGGGCTCGGGCACCAAGCTCGACGGTGCGGTCGGGCAGCCGGTCGCTTTCGAGGTGGACGGCTACGACATCGTGGCGCAGACGGCTTGGAGCGTGCTGGTGACCGGGGTGGCCGAAGAGGTCTCGCGGGTGCACGAGCTGCTGGATCTGATGCGGTTGCCGGTGTTCCCGTGGGAGCCCGGCGCCAAACCGCACCTGATCCGGATCCGCCCGGAGGCCATCACCGGCCGCGAGTTCCCCGCCGTCGACATGTATGCCGACCAGCCGGTCACTCGGACCCGGCGTTGACGGTGCGGCCACCGCTGACCCGGACACGACGGCCGGTCACGGTGCGCGGCTCGATGCGCAGGAAGTAGGGCTTCGCGCCGCCCTGCCACGGGAAGACCGGCAGCTGCAACGCGTCGATCGTCTCGTACAAGCCGTCGACGGAGCGTGCGACGCCCTTGACGACGACACTCCAGGCTTCGCCACGCTCGGCGTCATACCCGTCGGCTTCGAAGGCGACCACGTGCCGGTCCGAGGCGCTGAGTTTGGTGCCCGCGGCCGTGCGGATGACGATCGTGCCGTGATCGACCACGTGGTTGATCGGGAAGATGTCTGGCTCTCCGTCGACGGTCACGGCGAGGCGGCCGACGGGGACTGACCGGGCCAGCGCCCAGCACTCGGAGACGGACAGTTCGACGGTGTCGGGTTGGTTGCTCGTGATGTTCATGACCCGACGATGCCGCCGGCTCGGCCCGTGCCACAGGGTCATTGGTCCCGGTTCCGATGGACAGGACCCAAAAAGATCCCGTCGACCGCCGCGCAGCGTTCGCGGAGGGACGTTCGTCCCTTACCGGCCGGTGCCATCCCGCTGACGCTTGTACCGACAGAGCAACGTGGGAAGGGGTCCCTCATGGAAACAAGGGTTCCGCTCGGAGCGGTACTGGTCGGCTTGGACGAGTCCGCGGAGAGTGCTCGGGCACTCAGCTGGGCAGCGACAGAAGCCCGCCGGCGGCGCTGGCCGCTGCACCTGATGCACGTGGTGCACGATGCGGCGTGGATCTACTCGACATCCACCACCACGAACTACCCGATGACCCCGGTGGTCAGGGATGCGGTGGTCATGCTCAGCGACTGGCATCCCGACCTGCCGGTCACCTGGTCGCAGCCGGCCGGCGACCCGGCCGCGCTGCTGGCGGACGGTGCCCACGCCGCCCGCGTCACAGCGGTCGGGTCCCGGGGCCGCGGAGCAGTGAGCGACGCGGTGCTCGGGTCGGTGACGACCCAGCTCATCGCCCAGACTCGGTGCCCGGTCGCCGTGTTGCGGGCCGGTACGCCCATCGCGCACCCGGACGCGCCGGTGGTCGTCGGCGTCGGCCACGACACGTTGTCCCTGCCGCTGCTGGATGCTGCGTTCGAACAGGCCAGCAGCCGCCACGTCGACCTCGTCGTGGTGCACGCCTGGCAGCTGGACGGGCCGACGATCGCGGACCACCTCGAACTGCAGGGTCTGACGGCCGAAGGGGCTCAGCGGCATGAAGCGGGCCTGCTGACCCGGATGGTCGCGGACCTCGCCCAGGACCATCCGGAGGTGGAGGTCAGCACGCACGCCGTCCGTGACGGAGCGGCGCGAACGCTCGGCCGCCACGCGGCCGACGCCGCGCTGCTGGTGGTCGGGTCCCGTGGCCGCGGAGAGATCGGCGGTGCGATCCTCGGATCGGTCAGCCAGAGTGTGATTCGGTCCGCCACCTGCCCCGTGCTGGTGGTGCGGGGCGGGCGAACGACGGTCACCGTCCCGTCCGACCAGACCGTTGCCGAGGCGTCGTCATGAGCCGGCTGGAGAAGCCCGACAGCGACCACCCGAGCAGCACCGCACCCACGGCACGCACCAGTCATCAGGCTTCGATCCCGAGCCGGGCGGTTGTGGTCGGGATCGATCGTTCGGCGCACAGCACGGCTGCCCTCGAATGGGCGGTCGCGGAAGCGATGTGCCGCAGTCTTCCGCTCCACCTGGTGCACGCTGTCGGACCGCCGCCGCGGCCGGACCCGTCCGACTCCGGTGGGTATGACGAGAGTCCCGCCGGTTGTGTCACAGACGCTCTGCGGGCGCTGCACGACAGCTGCGCGGGGTTGCCGGTCACCTGGAGTCAGCCCCACGGCGCAGCGCTGCCGGTGCTGGTCCGGGCGTCGCGGGTCGCCACCCTCGTCGTGGTCGGCACCCGCGGACGTGGTGCTCTTCGGCAGGTGGTCACCGGTTCGACCGCTGTCGAACTGATCGCCGACGCGCACTGCCCCGTCGTCGTGGTGCGCACACGGCTGTCAGACCCGGGCGACGGGCAGGCGCCGGTCATCGTCGGGCTGGGGGCCCGTGAGAGCGACGCCGACGCCTTGCGCGCAGCGTTTCGCGAAGCCGAGGCGCACCAGCGGCCCGTACTGGCCGTCCACGCGACCGACTACGGGTTCCTGGAGCGCGCCCGCATCGAGCGTCTCGTCTCCACCGAACAGCGGCGCCACCCGACCGTAACCGCGAAAGTTCTTGTGAAACGGGGTGTTCCAGCAGACTTGCTGGTCGCACGCAGCGCGCGTGCGTCGTTGCTCGTGCTGGGTTCGCACGGGCGTCACGAGGCGGCAGGGGTGGTGCTCGGCTCGGTCAGTCAGGCAGTGCTGCGCCGTGCCGAGTGCCCGGTGTTGGTCGCGCGCGAAGGCACGCTCCGGCCGTTCGGGACCGTGCCCGACCTCGCGCAGACGGGGACTACTCCGCGGGATCCCGGTACAGGTCCGACGAACTCACCGTGATCCGGCGACCGGTGATCGTCTGCGGTTCGATGCGCAGAAACCGCGGTTTCGCACCGTGCTGCCAGGGAAAGACCGGTAGCTGGAGGGCTTCAACCAGCTCATGCACCCGCTCGATCGAACGTGCGGTGCCTTTGATGACGACACTCCACGCCACCGCGTGCTGGAGGTCGTAACCGTCGACCTCGAAGGCCACCGGCTGCCGGTCGGCAGCACTGTGCTTCGTGCCCGACCCGGTTCGGATCACGATCGTTTCATCGTCGACCAGATGGTTGACCGGGAAGATGTCGGGCTTGCCGTCCACGATGACGGCGAGCCGCCCTACCCGCACGGAGCGGGTCAGTTCCCAGCATTCGTCGGTCGGCAGCTCGACGGTGTCGCGGTTGGTGAAGCTCATGACGTCGAAACGGGTTCGCCTACCGGAACCTTCCCGGGCCGTTGCTCCCGCTGCGCGGTTCGTCGGCGTGGGTGGCTGCGAACACCGCGGCCTGGGTGCGGCGTTCCATGCCGAGTTTCGCGAGCAAGGAGGTGACGTAGTTCTTCACGGTCTTCTCGGCCAGGTGCAGCGTGTCGGCGATCTGTTTGTTCGTCATACCGTCCGCGATGTGGTCGAGGATGCGACGCTCCTGCGGCGTCAGCAGCTGCAGGCGCTCATCCGCACTGTCGGGCTGCTTCCAGGACCGGTGCAACCGCTCGACGTCCTGTGCGTGCAGGAGGTTGCTCCCGCTCGCCACCGCACGGATCGCGTCAGCGAGGCTCGGACCCTTGATGTCCTTGAGCAAGTAGCCGGCCGCGCCCGCGAGCACAGCCGCCTGCAAGGCGCGGGCGTCACTGTAGGAAGTGAACATCAGCGCCTGCATCGTCGGCAACGCCGAACGGGCGTCGCGGCAGACGTCGATGCCGGACCCGTCCGGGAGACGCACATCGAGCAGCGCGACATCGGGTCGGGTGAGGACGATCTCACGGAGTGCGTCCGCGGCGGTGCCGGCCTCTCCGACAACGGCGAAGTCCGGCTCGACGGTGAGCAGGTCTCGTATCCCACGCCGGACCACCTCGTGATCGTCGAGCAGAAAGATCCGGATCGTCATCGGCTGCCTGCCTGTTCCTGTCGCCGGGTCTCGGTCAGCGGAATTCGCCAGGCGAGCTCGGTGCCCGAAGGCGCCCTCGGACGCACCTCCAAGGATCCGCCGTGCACCTGGGCCCGCCGGGCGAGGTTGTCCAGGCCGCTGCGCCGTGCGACGTCAGCGATACCGCCGCCGTTGTCGCGCACCCTCACCAGCAGTTCCTGCGCGCACTCCACGTGCACGGAAGCCCGATCGGCACCGGCGTGGCGGGCGATGTTCGACAGTGCCTCGCGGACCACCGCCAGCACGTCGGTCATCACGTCCGCCGGAAGCCGATCGACCGAACCCTCGACGGAGACGTCCGGATGAAAACCCAGCGGGGTCGTCAGGTCGGCGACCAGGTCGAGGATCGCCTGCTGTGCGGTCGGTGCGTTGACCTCGTGGAGTTCGAAGATGGCCCGCCGAATGTCCTTGATGGCCCGGTCGAGTTCGTCGACCGCATCGTCGACCCTGGCACGGACGGTCGGATGGGTCGCCAGGTGGCTCGCGGCCTGCAGGGACAGCCCGGTCACGAACAGCCGTTGAATGACGTGGTCGTGCATGTCACGTGCGATACGGTCCCGGTCCTCCAGCAGTACCAGGCGTGACTTGTCACGCTGCGCTCTCGACGCCGTCAACGCCAGACCGGTTTGACCAGCCAGTCCGGCGAGCAACTCGATCATCTCCGCTGCCACGGACGCGCTGTCCTTGTCCCACGCAACGACCAGCACCCCGACGTCCTCGGTGCCGACCACGACCGGAAGCACGGCGATCTCACCGTGTCCGTCCCCCAGGACGGCTGCGAGTTCGGTCAGCAGACCGTCTTCCACGCCCGGAGGAAGGTTTCGGTCCGATCCGAGCAGTACGGGTTCGCCTTCCTGCACCAGCGTGCGCCATCCGGGTGCCTCCAGCACTGCGTCGCAGCCCACGGTGTCGGGTTGCAGGTCGCAGGTCACCACGTGCAACTGGCCCAGCTCGTCGTGCAGCGCGACGAAACCGTGCCGGGCATAGGCGTGTTCCACCGCCTCCGCGACCAGGAAGCGCATGGCGTCGCGCTCGGTCGATCCCTCCAGGAGCCGCTGGCTGAGTTCGCTGCTGGTTTCGACCCAGGCACGCTGACGGCGGGTCCGCTCGTACAGCCGCGCATTGTCGATCGCGATCCCGGCCGAGGCCGCCAGGGCGACGAGGATCGCTTCGTCGTCCGCAGTGAACTCTTCGCCGTCGGACTTCTCGGTCAGGTAGATGTTGCCGAACACTTCGTTGCGGATCCGGACCGGGGCACCCAGGAAGGTGTGCATGGCCGGATGGTGGGGCGGAAAGCCGTAACTGGAGGGGTGCTCCGACAGATCGGGCAACCGCAGGGGATGCGGCTCACGGATGAGCAACCCGAGAACACCCTTCCCATGCGGGAGTTCGCCGATCGCTGCCCTCTCTTCCGGGGTGAGCCCCCGGGTGATGAATTCGACCAGGTGCTCACGGTCCCGGTCCAGGACCCCGAGTGCGCCGTACTTGGCATCCACCAGTTCGCATGCCGCGAGAACGATGCGGGACAGTACGTCACTCAATTCGAGGTCGGCGGTGACGGCGACGACCGCGTCCAGCAGGTGTGCCAACCGTTCGTGCGACCGGGTCGATGCCTCCGCACGGGCTCGGAGCTCACCGATCAGGTCGTCCAGGTCCAGCGCGGCCGGCGTCACCAGCGGCCGGGCTCCGTCCGAACCGTCATCCGGGCTCCGCATACCCCACACTCTAGAGCGGGGGCTGGTCACGCACACGCCGTTCGGGACGTTCGACGTCTGCTGCCACTGACTCGACATTCGCGCTCTGCGGGACCACGACGACGGGACAGGCCGCCATGCGCGAGCAGTATTCACTCGTCGAACCGAGCGCGGCGTGGCGAACCGATCGCACCCCGTGGCTTCCGACCACGATCACGCCGGCGTGCGCGGACCGAGCCACCAGAACTTCTGCGGCATCACCCATCTCGATCTCTGCGGAGATCAGTGGCTCGGGGTCGATCCCGGCGGTGGCCTCGGACACCACGCGTGCCTGGATCTGCTCGGCCTCGGGGGCGCTGCCGGCGCCATAGGTCGAGCCGGGGCGCCATACCGTGATCGCCTCGATGGCGCTGCCGCGCAGCTGTGCTTCTTCGACGGCCCAGCGCATCGCCCGCAGTGAGCCGGGTGACCCGTCGACACCCACCATGATGACCCGCGAATCACGTCCAGCCACAGCCATGTCCGGCCCCTTTCGTCGACGCCTTCTCAGCCTGGCCGACCGCGCCGATCCCTGACAGGGCCCAAGGTCCCGCGTCGACGGGTGGTCACAGCCGAGCAGGTTCCGGGACCTTCGGCCCTCCGTCGCCCCGCGCGCTGCACCCACGCTGGAGGAGAACCAATCAGTACCCGCTCTTCCAGGAGGCATCCGATGACCACCAAGATCCCCCAGAACGCGCTCGTCGTAGGCGTGGACGGCTCACCGCAGTCCTGGGAGGCGCTCCGCTGGGCGGCCGATCGGGCCGAACTGCTCCAGCGCCCGCTGCATCTCATGCACGCCGCTGCGCACCTCGCCGAGCCCTTCGACCAGACGCCGTCGCGGCCCGCGATCGACTCCGTTTGCAACGAGGCGCTCAGCCGGGTGCGGGCCGACCATCCGGAACTGCCGGTGACCTGGTCCCAGCCGTCCGAGTCGCCGATCCCCGCTCTCGTCGAGGCCTCCGCCATCGCCGGGGAGATCGTGCTGGGCACACGGGGCATGGGCGCGGTCCGCGGCGCCGTCCTCGGGTCGGTGACGACCGAGGTCTCCGCCACCGCGCAGTGCCCGGTCATCGTGGTGCGCGGCACCCCGTTGGACGGGAAGAGCACCGGACCGGTGGTCGTCGGTGTCGACGGACGGGCCGACGGTGTGGCCGCGCTCGACTTCGCCTTCGACGACGCGGCGCGCCGCGGCGTCCCGCTGGTGCCGGTCCTGGCGTGGCAGCTGGACCGCTGGGACTTCGCCAGCGGCATCCCGATGCCCGGAGGTGACATGAAGGCCGCCACCGAGCACCACCGTGCCAAGCTCGAGCACGTCCTGGCCGGACCGGCCGCACGGTATCCCGGGGTCGAGGTCCGACCGGTCGTCGAATGCGCTCCGACCGCCGGCTCGCTCGCCCAGCAGAGCGTCGGCGCCTCGCTGCTGGTCGTCGGCACCCGCGGCCACCGGGAGCTGTCCGGTTTCGTGCTCGGCTCCGTCAGCCAGGCGATGATGCGGCGCGCCGCCTGCCCCGTTGCTGTCGTCGCCCACGCGCATGCAGCCGACGGCGCCACCTCCCGTGACGACCGCCACGCCACTGCCTGAAATCCCCCACTCACCAGAACCGAGGCACATCATGAAACTGTCTGCCGTCACCCGGCCCGCCTCATCGGCCCGGGTCGAACCCCACCCCGATGCAGCGTCGCCCCAGCCGCTGCCCGGCGTCGGCCGCTACCTGGCCGCGGCACTCCGGCTCAGCATCGGCTGGGTCTTCCTCTGGGCGTTCCTGGACAAGCTGTTCGGGCTGGGTCATGACACGGCGAGCAAAGCTGCGTGGATCCACGGCGGCAGCCCCACCTACGGATTCCTCCACTTCTCCGCCAGCGGGCCGTTCGCCGGCTTCTATCACGACATCGCCGGAAAGGGCTGGGCCGACTGGCTTTTCATGCTCGGTTTGCTCGGCATCGGCGTCGGTCTGTGCCTGGGGGTCGCGATACGTGCCGCCGCGGTGGCAGCCGCGGTCATGCTGGTGCTGATGTGGTCGGTCGTACTGCCGCCGGCGAACAATCCGTTCATGGACGACCACCTGGTCTACGCGCTCGCCGTCCTCGCCCTGCCGCTCCTACGGGCTGACCGCACGCTGGGACTCGGATCCTGGTGGCGACGGACCGGCATCGTCGAGTGGTTCCCGTTTCTGGCCTGAAGCACCGGACGGGGCTCAGCGGTCAGGACGTCTCGACCCGGACACAGGTCGCGGCCCAGGTGTAGCCGGTGCCGCCGGCGATCAGCAGACACAGCGCACCGGGCCGCAGCCGTCCGCCGCGACGCGCCCGATCGAGCCCGAGCAAGGGGTCGACACCGCTCATGTGACCCGTGTCGTCCAGGTAGACGGCGTCGGCGTCAGACACACCGAGCTCGGCGAGCAGCGCATGATGCATGCTGCGCTTCATGTGGATCGGGCAGACGACATCGATGTCGGCGAGGGTCGCCCCGGACCGCTTGACGGCAATCTCCGCAGCGGTACGGAACGCCGGCAGGCTGTCCGAGTCCAGCCCATGCTTCATGTCCTCGAGGTCGGCCACCTGGAGCTTCGGGACGTAATCGGCCGGCCCACCGGGCCCGGGCACCGGCCGCTTGCTGCCGCCGATCGGCATCTTGACCTGGAGCGAGTACGAACCGTTCGTGGTGGCGTGAGAACCGAGGACGGTCGCGAATCCACCGCCGGCTGTGGCGCTCTCGCCCCTGGTCAGCACCGCTCCGACCGCTCCGTCACCGAAGTTGAGGGCGAATCGGGTACCCCGGTCGGCCGGGTCGATGAGCCGGGCCTCCCTGCTCGCGCCGACCAGCAGCACGGTGCGCAGGTCGGGCTCGGCGACGAGCATGTCACGCACGACCCGCAGCGCCACCGGTGTCCCGCAGGAGACGTAGTCCAGCTCCATCGCGAACGCCCCGTCGCACCCGAGTCGGTGCGCGATGTGCGGCGCTGCCTGCCACACCGGGTATTCCTTCCACGTCGAGCCGAAATAGACCACGACATCGACATCTGCGGGCTCCAGCGCCGTCTGTTCCAGCACCCGCTCCCCCGCGATCACGGCCATGTCGCACACGTGCTCGTCGTCGGCGGCGAGATGCCGGCCGGTCAGGCCGAACCGGTCGACGATGATCTGCTCCGGGATACCCGACTGCTCGGCGATCTCAGCCGCGGAGACGACGTGTTCGGGCAGGTAGCCGGCGGTGCCGACCAGCCGGGCGGCTGGCGTCACGTGGCCTCCCTCGATCCCGTGGTCAGGCCGAGCGCGCGGTGCACCAGGGCGATCATCTCGTCGAACACGTCGTCGGGGACCTTGTCGTTCTCACCCCACAGCACCCAACGCATCCCGATCATCTCGCCGATGCCGGTGAGCGCCCACGCGGCGACGGTCGGGTCGAGCGGCACGATCTCGCCGTCGTCCAACGCCTGCTGAAGGCCGGCGGCGTACCCCTCGGTGATGCGCTCGTAGTGCTGGTGCAGCGCGCGCGGCGAGACGAACTCCGCCTGCCGGATGATCCGGTAGAGGGCCGGGTGTTCGGCGGTGAACCGGAAGAACGCCGCGAACCCCAGCCGTTCCGCCTCGGCCCGATCCGTGCCGCTGTGCGACGCCTCCGCCATGGCGCGACGCACCCGCCGGTTGAGGTCCTCGACCAGCTCGTCGAAGATCTCCTGCTTGCCCTCGAAGTAGAGGTAGAACGTTCCCTGCGAAACCCCCCCGGCCTCAGTGATTTTCACGATCGATGCGTCGTGGTAGCCATGGGCGGAGAAGACCTCCTCCGCCGCCTCCAACAGCTTGGCGCGGGTGCGCGTGCCACGCGCCGTACGTGGTGTCCTGTCCGTCATGACCCTGCATCCTCCAGACGTTCTGAGCGTGACCCGGCGCTCCGCGAGGAGCCGACGCCTTCCCCCGGGTCGCACATGGTGCGCAGCGTGAGCTTGTCGAGCTTGCCGATGGCGGACCTGGGCAGGGCAGTCACGAAGGACACGTGCGCCGGCACCTTGAACGACGCGAGAGACCGTCGGCAGTGGGCGCGCACGGCACGCTCATCGAGCCCGCTCCCCTCGCGCGGTGTCACCACGGCATACCCGACCTCGCCCCAGCGCGCATCCGGGACACCGATGACCGCGGCCTCGACGATGTCGGGGTGGTCGTCGAGCACCGACTCGACCTCGGCGGGATAGACGTTCTCACCGCCGGAGACGTACATGTCCTTCAACCGGCCACGCAGCCGGTAGTAGCCGTCGGCATCGCGCTCGGCGATGTCGCCGGTGCGCAGCCAGTCGCCGATCATCGTCTGCGCGGTGGCGTCCGGGCGGCCGTGGTAGCCGATGAAGACGTTGGGGCCACGGACCAGGAGCTCACCCTCCGCCGGGCCGTCGAGCAGTTCACCGGTCGCGGGATCGGCGAGCGCGGTCTCGACGTGCGGGTACGGTTTGCCGGCCCAGCCCAGCCGTCGCACCACGTCCTCGGGCGGCAGGCACAGGACATTGGGCGCCGCCTCGGTGAGGCCGTACCCCTGGGTCAGCTGCACACCCCGGTCCAGCCAGGTGCGCAACAACCCCTCGGGCATCGGTGCGCCACCGACGAGCGCGAGTCGCAGACCGGACAGGTCGGTGTCCGCGAAATCGGCATGCTCGGCGAGGAACTGATAGGTCGCGGGGACACCCATCATCGTCGTGACGCCTTTCTCGGCGATGAGGCGCAGCGCCTCCCCCGCGTCGAAACCGTCCGGCATCACCACCGTTGCGCCGCACCACCACGCGAGCAGCGGCTGCACGTTCCAGCCGCCCACGTGGTACTGGGGCAGGATGGCGAGCACGACATCGTCGCCCGTCATACCCGCCGTGCGCGACAGCGACAGATTGGTCCAGAAACAGTTGCCGTGGCTGAGCAGCGCGCCCTTGGGGCGGCCGGTGCTGCCGGAGGTGTAGATCAACAGCAGCGGATCGGTGTCCTCCACCGGCTCGCGGTTTGCCGGGGTGGCGACGTGCGGCACCTCCCGCTCGATGCCGTCCGCACCGAGCCGCACTCGAGGCGGGTATGACGCGGCCGCGTCGACGGCCGCCTCCGCGAGTGGCGCGTGCGAGCCGTCGGTGAGCACCAACACCGGCCCGGAATCGTCCAGTTGGTAGGCGAGTTCGGCCGGGGTCAGCCGCCAGCACAACGGCACGAGGACGAAACCTGCGCGGGCACAGGCGAAGAAGGCAACGACGTGGTCCGCATTGTTCGAGCTGAGCGTGGCGACACGGTCACCGTGGTGGATGCCGGCGGCGCGCATGCGTTCGGCGAGCCGGGCAGACCGCTCGTCGAGCTCGCGATAGGTGACTCGGCAGCCCGGGCAGTCGATCGCGACCCGGTCGGGCGTGACCCGCCCACGGTCTGCGAGCCACCGGCCCAGCGTCAGTACCCCGTCCTCGCTCACTGCTTCTCCTCTCGCCCGGGCTGCCGCTCGGTCAGCGCCGCGCGCAGGAGACTACGGGAGTCGCCACCGGCCCGCGCGCGCTGCAGCGTGCCCACGATGCCACCCGGCAGGAAGAGGATCACCAGGACGAACAGCGTGCCGAGGATGAACAACGGCTGCGACAGGGGGACCCGCAGCACCGTCGGCAGCGACTGGATGGCGTCCGAGGCCGCGAAGGCCGGCAACCGCTGGTCCAGGTAGCTGTAGAGGAAGCCGCCGATCACGGCTCCCCACCGGTTGCCCGACCCGCCGAGCACCACCATGACCAGCAGGGACAACGTGAAGTCCGGGGTGATGATCGACGGGTTGGCGCTGCCGACGAGCAGCAGGTAGACCACTCCACAGGCGGTCGCGAGCACTGAACCGACCACGAACACAAGAAGTTTGAAGGGGTATGGCGACAGGCCCAGCACCTCGACCCGGCGCTCGTTCTCCCGGATCGCCTGCCAGATCCGACCGGGCGCCGAACGCGTCGCGAACGTGACGAGCAGGTAGACGACCACGAGCAGCAGGAGCGCGACCCAGTAGACGTGCCGGGTGTTGACGACTCCCAGCAGCGCGTCCGGAACCTTGTCGAACGTGAGCGACTTGCCCAGCTCGCCACCGGTGAGGCCACCGGGGTCCTGATTGACGATGATCGAGCCGGCCTGCGCGAAGGCGAGCGTCACCATGGCGAAGGCGATGCCGCCGACCCGCAGGCTGACAGCGCCGACGAGCACGGCGAGCAGGAGTCCGGCAATGACGGCGATCACCGCAGCCGCCCACAGGCTGACACCGAACTGCGCCATCGCGATCTCGGCCAGATACGCGCCGGCCGCGAAAAACAGTGCGTGCC harbors:
- a CDS encoding universal stress protein, translated to MSRLEKPDSDHPSSTAPTARTSHQASIPSRAVVVGIDRSAHSTAALEWAVAEAMCRSLPLHLVHAVGPPPRPDPSDSGGYDESPAGCVTDALRALHDSCAGLPVTWSQPHGAALPVLVRASRVATLVVVGTRGRGALRQVVTGSTAVELIADAHCPVVVVRTRLSDPGDGQAPVIVGLGARESDADALRAAFREAEAHQRPVLAVHATDYGFLERARIERLVSTEQRRHPTVTAKVLVKRGVPADLLVARSARASLLVLGSHGRHEAAGVVLGSVSQAVLRRAECPVLVAREGTLRPFGTVPDLAQTGTTPRDPGTGPTNSP
- a CDS encoding multidrug effflux MFS transporter encodes the protein MQIIESKRLARRPRAAIVALGLLSAFGPLSLDLYLPSLPRISEDLATSAGATQLTLSGSLAGLAVGQLLVGPISDRIGRRRPLLLGLAGFVVLSVVCAVAPTIGVLIVARFAQGLCGAAGLVIARAIVRDAYPDEHIADVFSLLMVVNGLAPVLAPLVGGGLLHLMPWRGLFGVLTAVGLLIGWLTVMALPETLPPERRQGGALRGIAAAAREVGRDRLFRGATGVLALASGTLFTYISLSSFVLQDRFGLSAGEFSAVFAINSTAIIAGSWVSQRLLRRLPMHIVLGIGLTFMAAASIAGSASAALQLGLIGLLPSLVFAIGSVGIVMPTATALALLRHSRNAGMASAILGSLQYLAGAVVGPLVSVRGATLGAMTAGMTVSAALGIAVWALVIRPGATSSDVAEPEVSAANRSPV
- a CDS encoding response regulator — encoded protein: MTIRIFLLDDHEVVRRGIRDLLTVEPDFAVVGEAGTAADALREIVLTRPDVALLDVRLPDGSGIDVCRDARSALPTMQALMFTSYSDARALQAAVLAGAAGYLLKDIKGPSLADAIRAVASGSNLLHAQDVERLHRSWKQPDSADERLQLLTPQERRILDHIADGMTNKQIADTLHLAEKTVKNYVTSLLAKLGMERRTQAAVFAATHADEPRSGSNGPGRFR
- a CDS encoding pyridoxamine 5'-phosphate oxidase family protein → MSFTNRDTVELPTDECWELTRSVRVGRLAVIVDGKPDIFPVNHLVDDETIVIRTGSGTKHSAADRQPVAFEVDGYDLQHAVAWSVVIKGTARSIERVHELVEALQLPVFPWQHGAKPRFLRIEPQTITGRRITVSSSDLYRDPAE
- a CDS encoding MarR family winged helix-turn-helix transcriptional regulator, encoding MSTMHDNEPLAEFADLVLNVGRLIRAHTPAGSEIVALTETERQVMRLIDLHPGCAPSDIAARGRLQRTNVSAALRGLEGKGMIRRTATGRQVSVTPTRLAATNLRRLRAAWATELAETMDTDRETLFQCTQLLRALEQRLTEPAD
- a CDS encoding universal stress protein, with product METRVPLGAVLVGLDESAESARALSWAATEARRRRWPLHLMHVVHDAAWIYSTSTTTNYPMTPVVRDAVVMLSDWHPDLPVTWSQPAGDPAALLADGAHAARVTAVGSRGRGAVSDAVLGSVTTQLIAQTRCPVAVLRAGTPIAHPDAPVVVGVGHDTLSLPLLDAAFEQASSRHVDLVVVHAWQLDGPTIADHLELQGLTAEGAQRHEAGLLTRMVADLAQDHPEVEVSTHAVRDGAARTLGRHAADAALLVVGSRGRGEIGGAILGSVSQSVIRSATCPVLVVRGGRTTVTVPSDQTVAEASS
- a CDS encoding pyridoxamine 5'-phosphate oxidase family protein; amino-acid sequence: MKSSTHPRTQILTSDQCLALLGVAPVGRLGVVVGGRPEIYPVNHVLHEGDILFRTGSGTKLDGAVGQPVAFEVDGYDIVAQTAWSVLVTGVAEEVSRVHELLDLMRLPVFPWEPGAKPHLIRIRPEAITGREFPAVDMYADQPVTRTRR
- a CDS encoding pyridoxamine 5'-phosphate oxidase family protein, with the translated sequence MNITSNQPDTVELSVSECWALARSVPVGRLAVTVDGEPDIFPINHVVDHGTIVIRTAAGTKLSASDRHVVAFEADGYDAERGEAWSVVVKGVARSVDGLYETIDALQLPVFPWQGGAKPYFLRIEPRTVTGRRVRVSGGRTVNAGSE